From a single Entelurus aequoreus isolate RoL-2023_Sb linkage group LG12, RoL_Eaeq_v1.1, whole genome shotgun sequence genomic region:
- the LOC133661271 gene encoding carbohydrate sulfotransferase 12-like — protein sequence MSTVGRVVREQELRKTVLRDACRENMEAFPQDKESSDKRIKTVLHQLLVDDEHGVIYCFINKVACTNWKRFMNALKEGEPYPDLMSISRTKAHDKKNLRSLASFSKVEMEAKLKHYTKFMFVREPFVRLISAFRDKLLSLNQNYYQGLSRGLLHRYGNMSDTPPTVKEAVESGIQPTFYHFVQHLLDPQTNRRLFDIHWRQIHLMCQPCYIEYDFIGHQETLDEDALELLTSLNMEKLIKFPPAYQNMTSPATLSKWFKEVPLEDRRKLYELYQKDYELFGYDPPYTLLNITQ from the exons ATGTCAACAG TAGGGAGGGTGGTCCGCGAGCAGGAGCTGAGGAAGACGGTGCTGAGAGACgcctgcagagaaaacatggaggccTTTCCCCAAGATAAGGAAAGCTCGGACAAACGTATCAAAACAGTGCTACATCAACTCCTTGTCGATGATGAACATGGCGTCATTTACTGCTTTATAAATAAG GTGGCATGCACTAATTGGAAGAGGTTCATGAATGCACTAAAAGAAGGCGAGCCCTACCCTGATCTCATGAGCATATCTCGCACAAAGGCCCACGATAAAAAAAATCTGCGTAGCCTTGCCAGCTTCTCGAAAGTCGAGATGGAG GCCAAGTTGAAGCACTACACCAAGTTCATGTTTGTCCGTGAACCCTTTGTGCGCCTCATCTCAGCCTTCCGGGACAAACTCCTGTCGTTGAATCAAAACTATTACCAAGGTTTAAGCCGAGGCCTTCTGCATCGCTACGGCAACATGTCTGACACCCCACCGACTGTGAAGGAGGCGGTTGAGTCAGGCATCCAGCCCACCTTCTACCATTTTGTCCAGCACCTGCTGGACCCACAGACAAACAGGCGTTTGTTTGACATTCACTGGAGGCAGATTCACCTCATGTGTCAACCCTGCTACATCGA GTACGACTTTATCGGGCATCAGGAGACGCTTGATGAAGACGCCCTGGAACTGCTAACGTCCTTGAACATGGAGAAGCTCATCAAGTTTCCCCCGGCCTACCAAAATATGACGTCCCCTGCAACATTGTCGAAGTGGTTTAAAGAAGTGCCCCTGGAGGACAGGAGGAAGCTTTACGAGCTCTATCAGAAGGACTATGAGCTGTTTGGCTACGATCCACCTTACACTTTACTCAACATCACACAATAG
- the LOC133662066 gene encoding uncharacterized protein LOC133662066, whose translation MMAARSESDSDRDSDDFSINLSEDERFVDEESASEGLVGSGSDSDREEAVRGIEPYRFEPDADEDGQEDAAAIDAGGAHDIDRLENTEWCTCQNCVNMETVAECVCCSEIEAVTRTMEEEGVKTCIIDHHGFPSVCLDEWVLQTAYNAYKQQYGVLQQQQNERRRHTAYRQFVRFCWGYLGKDIRVVLPACVVHKIRTTFPSMDYTGFQDVQ comes from the exons atgatggccgccagatctgagagcgattctgaccgagatagcgacgatttctccattaatttgagcgaggatgaaagatttgtggatgaggaaagtgcaagtgaaggactagtggggagtggaagcgattcagatagggaagaagctgtgagagggatagagccataccgctttgaacccgacgctgatgaagacggtcaggaggacgctgctgctattgatgctggaggagcacacgacatagatcgccttgagaatacagaatg gtgtacatgtcaaaactgtgtgaacatggagacagtggctgagtgtgtctgctgtagtgaaatagaggcagtgaccagaacgatggaggaggagggggtgaagacgtgcatcatagaccaccatggctttccatctgtgtgtctggatgaatgggtgctgcagacagcgtataacgcctacaaacagcaatatggcgtgctgcagcaacagcaaaatga gcggagacgacacacagcctatcgacagtttgtccgcttctgctggggatacctgggaaaggacataagggtggtactaccagcttgtgtagtacataagattaggacaacattcccatcgatggactacacggggttccaagacgtgcagtga
- the LOC133662056 gene encoding uncharacterized protein LOC133662056: MAEMGISTRRLVLKKGAKPSIFDRPRTSPEHPTPSTSGQTVHMRSAFAKRERKRTIDQIMDSTTTASVADAVDEPMAMALDLPDEEGDQDQGNTREQGCQTDWVPIGTAPTAMTSSKSTQTGKIHHRSKGHQVTPDILERVRARPARVSEVPLSSVAAPSDSPEMQTNIAAPGASGMQAKLRPPPALFDEGPASSPTAPFVSGSSDDSYVPSESTTSDPCQSDGSPDRPCTHQMREEGCHKEPKYIIFESCLQSLVKWCHCPVCGSQDISPSWDSNGTQLTMTLQCASCDQRSSWSSQPNIGPYAAGNILLSAGILFAGASSGKVLQVLNSIGVVTYVKRTFFNHQELILQPAIKKVWEEQQRTHLTMLQVEGRPLVLGGDGRADSAKFGTYTTMELVANVVLDLQVVHSNECLGSYHMEMEGLKRMVEVLISWDLDVGVLVTDRHRQIAKWIRENMPNTRHCYDIWHVAKSIGKKLKAIVKHKDCEDLKPWVQSIINHLYWAAVSTPPGEGELLVAKWKSVERHIQNIHKDHGDLFPICTHGQLQRQKKWLKQSSRSAVKLEEVVNKSLLKDIAMLSGEHQTSKVEAFHSLIIQFAPKMYVFSYIGMLCRNLLAGLHWNENSSRPIATTQAGAERYAVRYPKYKAGGHVVKKIATEPTYRYVDDLIREVVAGCRQTPDERTPLSVTVDVPPFLCDELEKPDKEEAIAKHRSRFGVIPVTMDEVLAVQSWDPGYTARLCIGWGHLRC; encoded by the exons atggcagaaatgggaatcagcactcgtcgactcgtgctgaagaaaggtgcgaagccaagtattttcgatagaccacggacaagtccggagcacccgaccccctccacaagcggacagactgtgcacatgaggtctgcatttgccaaaagggaaaggaagagg acaatagatcagatcatggacagtacgactacggcatcagtggcggatgcggtggatgaaccaatggcaatggcactagatttgcctgatgaggagggcgatcaagatcag ggaaatacaagagaacaaggatgccagacggactgggtaccgattgggacagcaccaacagcaatgaccagtagcaagagcacccaaacagggaaaatacatcatagatcaaagg gacaccaggtgaccccagacatcctcgagagggttagagctcggccggccagggttagtgaagtcccattgtcaagtgtagcagctccatctgacagccccgagatgcagactaacatagcagctccaggtgcgtctggaatgcaagccaagctacgaccacctcctgcattgtttgatgaaggaccagcatcaagtcccactgcgccttttgttagtggttcttccgatgacagctatgtgccgagtgagtcaacgacatcggatccgtgtcaatctgacgggtcgccagatcgcccatgtactcaccagatgcgtgaagagggctgccacaaggaaccgaagtacatcatctttgagtcgtgcctccagagtctcgtcaagtggtgtcactgtccagtctgtggcagccaggacataagcccttcttgggattcgaacggtacacagctgaccatgactcttcaatgtgcatcatgtgaccagaggagtagttggagcagccagccaaacattggcccttatgccgcgggcaacatcctgctgtctgctggcatcctcttcgctggggcatcttctggcaaggtgttgcaagtgctgaacagcatcggagtggtcacgtatgtgaagaggacatttttcaaccaccaggagctcatcctgcagccagccataaaaaaggtgtgggaggaacagcaacggacgcacctcaccatgctgcaggtggaaggccgacccctcgtccttggtggtgatgggcgagcagacagcgccaagttcggtacctacaccacaatggagcttgtggccaatgtggttctcgaccttcaggttgtacat agcaacgaatgtcttggcagctaccatatggagatggaaggactgaagaggatggtggaagtgctgatcagctgggacctggatgtcggggtgctggtgacagaccgacacagacagatcgctaaatggattcgtgaaaacatgcccaatacacggcactgctatgacatctggcatgttgcaaaat ccatcggaaagaaactgaaggccatcgtcaagcataaggactgtgaggacctgaagccctgggtgcaaagtataatcaaccacctctactgggcagcagtgtctacaccgcctggagagggggaacttctggttgccaagtggaagtctgtggagcgacacattcagaacatccacaaggaccatggcgacctcttcccaatttgtactcatggacaactgcaacggcaaaagaaatggctcaaacaaa gttcacgctcagcagtgaaactggaggaggtggtcaacaagtccctgctaaaagatatcgccatgctgtcgggtgaacaccagacttccaaggtggaggcgttccatagccttatcatacag ttcgcaccgaaaatgtatgtcttctcatacatcggaatgctgtgcag gaacctgcttgctgggctgcactggaacgaaaattcgagccgccctatagccactacacaagcgggtgctgagcgctatgcagtacgctacccgaagtataaagcagggggccatgtggtcaagaaaatcgcgacagagccaacatacc gctacgtagatgacttgatcagggaggttgttgctggctgcagacagacccctgacgagagaacaccactcagcgtcactgtggatgtgcctcccttcctctgcgatgaactggagaagccagacaaggaggaagccatcgccaagcacaggagtcgcttcg gggttattccggtgaccatggatgaagtgctggctgtccagagttgggacccggggtataccgctcgcctgtgcatcggttggggacatctgcgctgctga